From the Paenibacillus sp. MMS20-IR301 genome, the window TCAGTACGAAGGTCTTCTCGATGAGCGATTCATCCACCGGGTCACCGGCGTTCTTCTTGAAGCCGATTCCGCGTCCCATGACAACCAGTTCATCTTTGCCTGAATCCTTGGCAATGATGGCATTATTATTGAAAATCTTCTCGATAATCAACCATCTGCCCTCCCTTATCCCGAATTTCATCATCAATACAGGATGTAGACACCTGGCTGTAATACATTGGGCAACTTCCGTTCAGCTGTAACGGGCCGCCCGCCTTTCTGATTGATGTAGAGTGTTCAAGGAGCTCAGCAGCGTCCTGCAGGCCTTAACAACAAAGAAAGGCAAAACCCAAAACACGTGACCATGTTTTGGGTTTTGCCTTTTCAGTAACAATCCCAAATACAGAATAGCACTGAAATCCGGATTTGGCAACAAAAATGTTTACGCTTTCAATCTTGCTGTTTCAGTTGGCCGGATCTTCCCTTTTACAGAAAAATATCTGCCATAGGCTGAGTTAATTCAAGGGGCACTTCTGCCCTTAATTTCTGCTTCCCGCCCGGTTTCGGCGAATATAAGGGCACTTGTGCTCTTAATTCCTGCTTCCCGCCCACTTTCGGCGAATATAGGGGCACTTCTGCCCTTAATTTCTGCTTCCAGCCTACTTTCGGCGAATATAGGGGCACTTCTGCTCTTAATTCCTGCTTCCCGCCCGGTTTCGGCGAATATAGGGGCACTTGTGCCCTTAATTTCCGCTTCCCGCCCGGTTTCGGCGAATATAGGGGTACTTGTGCCCTTAATCTCAGCTTCCCGCCCACTTTCGGCGAATATAGGGGCACTTGTGCTCTTAATTCCTGCTTCCCGCCCGGTTTCGGCGAATATAAGGGCACTTGTGCCCTTAATTTCTGCTTCCCGCCTCAAGAAACAGAGCCGGATTCCCCACCCTTCCGGGGCGGATGAATCCGGCTCTGTGCCGCAGGGGTACATACTCTGCGGACGGATAACTATATAACCCGGCGCAGCACGCGCCTTGTCTTATTGAGAAGCTGCAACCCGGCCCTTCCCCCAGCGCAGCTTATACAGCTCAGGCAATACGACACCCAGCAGCACCAGCACAACGCCAATCCATTGCAGGCCGCTTACCTGCTCGTGCAGGACAAAGGACGAGAGCAGTACGGCAACCGGCAGCTCGGCTGCACCGAGAATCCCTGCCATGCCTCCGCCGATATGCGGAACCCCGATGGCGAACAGCACGGGCGGAATAAAGGCGCCGAACAGGCCGAGCAGGAAGCCGAACAGCAGCAGCTGCCCCCACAGCAGGCCGTTAAACAGGAAGGTTGGCGGGAACAGGATGAACAGCAGCAGCAGGCCGCCGGTAACCATCCAGGCGCTGCGGTAGGCCGGATGCGCAGACGGAACGGCCTTGCCGCTGAAGATAATGAACATCGAGTAGCTAACAGCTGACAATAACCCCAGAACCAGCCCTGTTGCATTGAATTCGGCAGCTCCCTGGTTAAGAATGCCGGCAGCGAGCAGTGTTCCGCCGAACAGCAGCAGCAGCGTCAGTACCGTGACCTTATCGGGGCGCTGGCGTTTGCTGACCGCCTGAATCAGCACGCTGATCCAGGTGAACTGGAAGAGCAGGATAATCGCCAGTGAAGCCGGTATGTACCGGAGCGACTGGTAATACAGCAAGCCTGTAACTACAGTCGGCGCACCGGCCAGCATCAGCAGCAGTCTGTGCTTCCAGGCCAGCTTCAGCGCCGGAGCCTGCCCGGAAGAAGCTGCGGCTGCATTGCGGCTGCGCTGCTTGCGGTTCTCCCTAAGCTTGGTAAACAGGGCGAGCAGCCAGGCGAGAATGCAGCCGGTAAGCAGCTGTGTTCCGACCACTTCTCCAAGCTTGTAGCCTTGCCCGTAGGCCAATACGACGATTGTAGATAAAATACCGTAGCTCATAGCGCCTACAAGCACGGAAATTAAGTATTTCATATCCTTCATTCTTATGATGCCTCCTGAATCTTCTGTGATTACTTCTGCCGCTAAACGCAAATAAACCTAACTCCGGGACAGGGACGCTGTTCATGCGGTCCTTGTCATCGTAGTTAGGAAGAGTAGGCTTCCTGTAGAAACCCTCGCCCTGATGTACCTGCCGGCTGCGAGGTTATACGAGAATACTATGTAATTAGCGGGTTAACGACTGTTCATATGTTACACGCCAAGTGAGCTGACGTCAACCCCTAATTCCTTAAAATTTGCAGATTTACGGGACATAAACCTCACTGACTGACTTCACCACAGATTCACTGACAGTTATCCTGCATGGAGGCCCCCAACTGGAAAACTGCTCATAATACGCAATAAATTCGTCTTTGCTAACACTCTTCTTCGAGCCTAAATTGTCCCGGTCGATCAGCTCATACTCCGTTTCCGCTGTAACTGTATAATGATCGTCAATCTTGTATTTATTAAGAATATAGAACCCTCCGGGCAAATCCTCCTCGGTAAGACCAAGGCCTGCAAAACGGGCGGAGTCTTCAAGTGTAAGCCACTCCACCTGATCGAAGCTCAGTTTGTCCCCCTCCCTCGCAAGGCCAGTCACATAACCTATGAGGCTGCTTACAGGCGTAACTGCGAAATCTTCAGCAGTTGCCTCATAGTTAATGACAAGCTTATCCCGGGACACAGGCAGGCCGATCTCGGTCTTGATGTATTGTACCGCTACCTGTACCGGATCAAGCAGCGCCGGCTCAGTCCCTGCATCTGCGCGTGCCTGCAGTCCGGCATAATAAGCTGCCGGACTCTCCCCCGTTTGCGGCACTGCGTAATATTCATTGCCGTTCGTATCCATCCAGCGTTCAACCGCCCAGATTCCCTGCTCTCCCCGCTTCACCGGCTGGGATAACAGCAGCTGGCTGGTATCTCCGCTCGTCAGCGGAAACTGAACCAGAATATGGCTGCCGCTGAACGTCTCATGCGGCAGCTTCCCCTGTCCTTCCAAAAACTTGCGCAGCGCCGTTTCCTGCCCGGCCGGCGTACCCAGATCATTCTCGCCGTTCCAGAGCTCCCCCAAATATTCCGGCGCGCTACTGCTGTAAGAGAACATCAGCACCGGCTTACCCATACTTCCGTCTTCCGTGATCTGGCCGTCCACAACCTGCATTCCGCCGGGCAGCATCACCTTATCCGGATCCTCTGGTGTGAGGCGGTATTCCAGGCGCCATAGCTTTACAGGTGCAGCCAGCAGATCTGAGAATTCAGCAATCTGCTCGAATTTCACAATCTTGCTGTCTTTGATGACCACCTCCGGCCATTCCCGCTGATATGACTCAATACTCTGCTTAACATACTGCTCAGCATAGTCCCGCTCCGTCAGTTCAGCAGGCTGCTGCGGATCTCCGGGCCATAACAGGACGGCAGCGGTAATTCCGCATATCCCCAGCAGTAATACGCTCCAAAACAGAGGTTTTCTAAACATATTCACTCCTCCTCATACACTTCTCTTTATCATATGGGAATAGTTTACATCTTTTGAGGCGGTCAGGTCTATGATGTAGTCCGCACACAGTATTTCTTGCAAATAACGAATCAAACAGAGCAGTAGGTAAATATACTCATTTAAGGGGGTGTTTATCCTGAATCATTCCAGACCTGCTATGCTGCTTGGCATCATTGCCGGAATTGTTGTCCTGAATATTGCCGTATTGTCACCGGGGCTCCTCGGAGTTGCCATCGGCGGAGACAGTACCCTTGAGACTGCAGCAGGTGTAACCCTTCTGATAGTCAGTCTGCTGATCGTCCTCTACGGGAGTTATACCCTGCTCTTCAACCCGCCTGTCATACACACTGCAGTCGCTCTGGAGACCCGTGAAGACTATATAACCGCGCTGAACCGCTACCGCAATGTACGTGTACTGAGTGAGGATGCAGCCCTGGCCCTGGATCAGCTGGAGCGGATTGATAAGAAGAAAAAAATACTGCTCCAGGTGCTGGACGGACGGTTTGAACGGACCGAGCTCAGCTTCAGGAAATTTAACACCGTAATTCAGGAGGTGGAGAAGCTGCTCTATCTGAATATCCGCAGTATCTTGAGCAAGCTCAGTGTATTTGACGCCGCCGAATTCGCACAGTTCACTGGTAAAAAGAACACCGGCAGATTCTCAAACGCCTTGCTTCAGAAAAAAAACACCTTGTATAACGAGTATTTTTCCTATGTTAAGAACTGCCTGGCCGCCAATGAAGAAATTCTGCTTAAGCTGGACCAGCTGCTGCTGGAGCTCTCCCGGCTTGGGAGCACAGATGCGGCTGCCGCGCTGGAAATGCCCTGTATGCAGGAATTAACGGCTCTGATCGGGCAGACGAAGCTCTATCAGCAGTAGAAAGGAAGATGACCATGGCCGGAAAAGGTAAAACCTTCATCGTGCTGGGCCTCATTGCTGTGACTGTCTTTGCACTTGTCTATTTCGGTATCAGCCTGACCTCTAATCTGGGTAAATCCAAGACAGAGATTACAGCAGAGGATGCGGATAAAGCACTGAACCGGATCTGCAGGGAGATACAAGTCAGCAGTGCGGCTCCGGTAAAAGGGCAAATTGATCTGGACCCGGTGTCAGTCAGCGATGCCCTGCCCGATATCTCCAAGTTTCCGCTTTCTGTGGACAGTAAGACGGACAGCTACGCAGAAATTTTTTCCTCGACTGAGAAATCCGGGACCGGCAACGACGGCTGGCTGAATGATGTGGCCGCTGATTTCAATTCGGCGGGGATCGTCGTGGACGGCAAGCCGGTCTCTGTCCGGGTCCGCAATATCGCTTCCGGGACGGCCGCCGATTATATCCGGTCCGGCAAGTACGTGCCTGACGCCTATTCTCCCTCGAACGAGCTCTGGGGAGAAATGGTCAAGGCCAGCGGCATCCCTGCTGAGCTCGTGGCCCAGCGGCTGGCCGGCAACGTTGCCGGAGTGGTCATGAGCAAGGCGAAATATGATGAGCTGGTAGAGAAATACGGCTCCATCAATGTCAAGACCGTTACCGACGCCATCGCGGCAGGTGAACTGGCGATGGGCTACACCGATCCTTTTGCCAGTTCAACAGGGCTGAATTTCCTGGTAACTGCGCTTACCACCTTCGACAGCAGTGATCTGCTGGGTGATAAGGCTGTTCAGGGCTTCGAGCGGTTCCAGGCGGGGATCCCCTTTATTGCCTCCACCACCCTGCAAATGCGTGAAGCTGCAAAGTCAGGCATGCTGGATGCATTTGTCCTGGAATATCAGACTTATATCAATGCCCCTGAACTGACAAGCGGTTATGTGTTCACCCCGTTCGGTGTACGGCATGACAGTCCGCTCTATGCCCTCGGCAATTTGCCGGCAGAGAAGCTTGCCATTATCCGGGAATTCGCGGACTTTGCCCTGCAGGAGAAGTACCAGAAATCTGCCGCAGCTAAAGGTTTTGGCGGTCTGAATGATTACGAGTCCGAGCTGAAGCCGGTTGACGGCATACTGCTCTCCTCTGCGCAGAAGCTGTGGAAGGAGAAGAAGAACGGCAGCACGCCGGTCGCTGCGGTATTTGTAGCCGATGTATCCGGCAGTATGGCCGGTGAGCCGCTGAACCGCCTGAAGGAATCGCTGCTGCAAGGCCAGAAGTATCTCGGCAAGGACAACAGCATCGGCTTTGTCTCCTACTCCAGTGAGGTGACTATTAATCTGCCGATTGCCAAATATGACACGAACCAGCGCTCCCTGTTCGTCGGGGCGGTCAACAGCCTGCAGGCGGCCGGGGGGACATCCACGTTTGACGGAATGGTTGTGGCCATGAAGATGCTCCAGGAGACACTCGCGCAGAACCCGGGAATGAAGCCGCTGATCTTCGTGCTCAGTGACGGGGAGACGAACGAAGGGCATTCACTGGACGAGATCAGAGGGCTGATTGAAAGCTACAAGATTCCGGTTTACACCATCGGCTATAATGCCAACATCAAGGCGCTCGAGAGCATCTCAAGCATCAATGAAGCTGCAAACATCAATGCTGATACCGATGATGTGGTCTATAAAATCGGCAATCTGCTCAACGTGCAAATGTAGAAGCAGGTTCATATTCCCGGAGGAGGTTCCCCATGTCATTTTCAATGGAAATACCCAGCAGAGAGAAGCTGAAATCCGTCATTGAAGCAGAGGTTCAGCCTGAGCCTGCCGAGGTTACGGAGCTGAAGGAGCAGGCAATCAGCAATGTCACCAGCATTCTGGAGCTTGATTTTTCCTCACTGGAGAAGCGCAAAGCGGTACTGCAGTCGATTGACAGCTTCGGAATGGGCACCATGCGCTCCTCATCGGAGACAAATGCACTGCTGCAGGTCTCTGTAGGCAATTTGTCCAAGACCGGCGACGAGGGCGGGCAGGTTGCCAAGGGGCTGACAGAGCTGCAGCTGCAGCTGAAGGATCTGGACCCGAGCGGGCTGGATTTTGCCAAAAGCGGGTTCCTGGGCAAGTTCTTCCATCCCCTGCGCAGCTATTTCGCGAAATACCAGAAGGCCGACAGCGTCATCTCGGATATTATTCTGTCCCTGGATAAGGGCAAAGCCGTTCTGAAGAATGATAATACGACACTTGAAATCGAGCAGCATAATCTGCGTGAGCTGACCAGACGGCTGCAGAAGGAAATTCAGCTCGGACTGCTGATGGATCAGGAGATTGAACGGCAGATAGAAGCCGCCGGACAGCGTAATGAAGACGCAGAGCGAATCCGGTTCATTACCGAAGAGGTACTCTTCCCGCTGCGGCAGCGGGTGATGGACCTGCAGCAGATGCTGGCCGTGAACCAGCAGGGCATTATGGCGATCGAGGTCGTCATACGCAACAACAAGGAGCTGATCCGCGGCGTTGACCGTGCGAGAAATGTTACCGTCTCAGCACTCAAAATCTCCGTTACGGTTGCCAGCGCCCTCTATAACCAGAAGATTGTGCTCAAAAAAATCGAGCTGCTGAATGAGACCACCAATAATCTGATCAGCGGCACCTCCAAAATGCTGAAGGATCAAGGCGCGGCGATCCACAAACAGTCGCTTGAGACCAGCATCTCTGCCGAAACGCTGAAGCAGGCCTTCAGTGATGTACTGTCCGCACTGGATTCCATCAGCTCCTATAAACAGGAGGCACTGCCTAAGATGCGGGAAACGATCAGCCAGTTCCGCGAGCTGGCGGACAGCGGTGAGCAGCAGATTCAGCGGCTGGAGAAAGGCAATACGCTGGGTTTATAAACTTACAACATTTATAAAAAATCCACAGAGCAGCGGCGGACTTCCCGCCCTGCTCTGTTTCTGCTTGCCGCCTGCTTGCCCGCTGACTGCTGGCGGGCGGAAAATCAGCGGCGGAGCGATTCTCCGGAGTGCTTCAGAGGTAATAAAGTTCAAAGGAGGATGAGTTATGCGCCGTCAACACTTCAAACTGCCTGCTGTCGTACTAGCCGTAATCCTAATGCCGCTACTGCTTCTGCTTGCTGTATGCTCTGCCGGAAGCTCTAAGGCCGCTGCAGCCGGGTTCTCTGAATCCTGGCCCTACAAAGCAGAAATGCTGCACAGCAGCCAGATAATCGTCGTTGAAGCGGTCTCTCCCCGTGCACAGACAGGCCGGCTGTCACTCCTGCAGAAGGTAGACGGACAATGGATATCCATTCTCCCCGGCATCCCGGTAACCTTGGGAAGCGGCGGCATCGGCAAAACCAGGGAAGGCGATAAACGGACACCTTCCGGAGTATTTCCGCTCGGTTCAAGCTTCGGATCAGCAGCAGATCCCGGCGGTCTCAAACTTCCCTATATCAGAACGACCGGGCAGGATTACTGGATCGATGATCCGCACTCCGTCCAGTACAATCAATGGGTATCCTACTCCGGTAATCCGGATCTGCACTGGCAATCATATGAACGGCTCCGGCAGCCGCTATATAAATATGCTGTGATTCTGCGGTATAACGATGCTCCGGTGGTGCCAGGCAAGGGCAGTGCCATCTTTCTGCATATCTGGAAGGCGGAAGACAAGCCGACCGCCGGCTGCATCGCCATGTCTGAGTCCAACCTGCTAAAGCTGATGCGTCTGCTCGACCCTGCCCTATCTCCGGCCATTGCCATTGGAGTATCCGGCTGACACAATTTCCTACGCAAAAGCTTGCAGAATCTGCATTGTATATCCTTCCAAAGTATTGTATATTTATACAGTTGTTATCATATACATACGATTCAGGAGGATTTATATATGCATTTTCTGAACATAGACAGTCTTACGGCCGCGCAGATTCTCGAAATCTTCGATTTAACGGACCAGCTCCGTTCCAGGACCGCCCAGCCGCTGCTCCAGGGTAAAACCATGATCCTGTTCTTTCCTGATACCAGCCTGCGGACCCGGGTCAGCTTCGAGAAAGGCATCCGGGATTTAGGCGGGGATTACATTACCTTTCCGCCCCAGACGCTGGATAAGCGGGAATCCCCCGGTGACATGATCCGCTATTTGGAGAACTGGGGTGACGCGGTCATTGTCAGGCACCCTAATATAACCAAGCTGGAGGAGCTGGCTGCTCATGCAGCGATTCCGGTAATCAACGCTATGACAGCGCATAATCATCCCTGCGAGATTCTGGCTGACCTGTATGCCTTGCGCTGCAGCCGGGAGAATTACCGCGAATTGACTTATACCTTCGCAGGACCGGCAGGCAACATCTCCCGAACCTGGATGGAAGCCGCCAAAGTATTGAACCTGAATTTCAAGCATGTCTGTACAGCAGGCCAGGAGCTGGGTACGGAGAACGCCAACTATAACTTTTATACCAGTCTGGAACAGGTACTCCCGGAGAGTGATATCCTTCTTACGGATTCATTGCCGGAAAGCTTCCTGAATGAGGAATACATCACCCGGTATCAGATTACGCTTGAGCGGATGAGACAGGCCAGGCCCGGTGCACTGCTGAACCCTTGCCCTCCGTTCTTCCGCAATGAGGAGGTCAGCGAGGATGCAATTGCTTCGCCCTATTTCGCCGGCTTCGGCTTCAAAAAAAGCCTGATCTATCTGCAGCAGGCAATTCTCGTGTATAGCTTGACACATTAATGCCGGCAGCATAGCCGGCACTCCATCCCTTCCATGCCAATGGAAGGGATTCTTTACATTCGAACGCAGCCATGAGAAAATCGCCTTGTTTTTGAAAAAAAGTGAGAAATAATATTCCTTGAGAGCGTCTTATAAGTAAATAAGTCCAACTGGAGGCAATAGATGAGGGACCAAGACAACACTGAAATGATTATTGCCGAGGTGCTGGCAGGAAACAGGGAGGCTTTCGCTGTACTGGTGGACCAGTACAAATCCGGATTATACCGTCTGCTGCTGGGGCTTGGAGCAAGCCATCAGGATGCGCAGGATCTGGCGCAGGATACCTTCATTCAGGCTTATCAGAAGCTGCGCAGCCATAACGGGCAGAGCAGCTTCTCCGCGTGGCTGTACACCATCGCCATCAACCGGTTCAAATCCCAGAAGCGCCGCAAGTCATTTTCTTTTACCGGAGGAGTGTTCCCGGAGCAGCGGGCAGAGGAGCCCACACCTGAAGAACGGTACATGATCAAGGAAAACAAGCTGGAGATGCAAAAAAAACTGGACCGGCTTCCGGAGCGTTACCGTATTGTCCTCCTGCTGCGCTACACGGGTGAGCTTACGTATGAGGAAATTTCTGCAGTTACGGGAATGAACCTCCATCAGGTGAAGAACCGCCTGCACCGCGCCCGGCTGAAGCTCAAAAAACAATGGCCCACAGCAAAGGAGGATTCCAATGAAAAAATGGGATTACCATACACAAGATAATGCTAAGCTTCCGGATATGACGGATGAGGATATGATGATGCCTCCCTTCCGGCATGATGATCAGACCATGGATGAAGATTTCACAAGCAGGGTCATGGAGCAAATCCGCAAGACGGAGATTCTGCCGGCTGCATCAGAGACAGCACCGGATTACCCGGCTGACCCTAAACGCAGAAAGCTGCCTATAGCGGCCCTGCTGGCAGGATCCGCAGCGGCTGTTATTGTTCTCACGTATCTGCTGCTAATCCCCTCCGTCACTAAGGGTCCGCCGCAGGTACAGACCGCTTCATCCCAGAGGCTGCTGCTCCTGCCTTCCGAGTGGACCGATCACCGGCTGCTGGAAGCCAAGAAGGCCGGGGTGATCAAACAGCCTGACATTGAGGTTACGGATCAGGGATACACTTTGACACTCCAGGAGGTCGTTGCCGACCCTAACCGGATGATGCTGAATCTCCGAATTACCGATGCCAGCGGGCTGCCCGCCGAAGAGATGATGGCCCGTTTCGATGTCAGCCAGCTGCAGCTTCAGAATGAGCAAGGGGAGCAGATTGGTGATTTGCAGTCCATCAATCATATGGATACGAAGCTTGCCGGGGATCAGTTCAGGCAGGAATATCTGCTGCTGACCTATTATTTCAAGAACGAGCCGCCCGGAGACACCGTGCACGTAGTCGGAATGGTTCATGAACTGATGAAGGACTCCAAGAACAATGCGCCGATTAGCGGTGACTGGAGCTTTAGTTATGCCGCAGATATGACAACCGCCAAAGCGTTGACAGAAACTACGGATCTCAATAAATTCAGTTATGCAACAAAGGACGGATTAAATATTCAGATGAACATGATCACCCATTCTCCGGCCGGCGTGAAACTCGAGTTCAGCACCACATTGACCGCCGGGCTGGCTTCCCGAGTGCCGGAGAACCGCAGAGTGAACCTCGGGGTCAAATATCATTTCGAGGATGCCAAGGGCCAGACGATTGGAGAACCTGTCAGCAGTAAATATAGCGGATATCCTGCAATAATCAGGGACAGCCAGGACCTTCAGATTCACTGGACCTACTATATGAACGAGCTGCCTTACCGGAATGAACCGGTCTACTTTGTACTCGACGGCTTCTCCATCCCGGTTAAGACAGAGGATTCATTGACCTTTCAGCCTGCACTCCTGAAGACAGCAGCTGCTGTATTTACAGCACAGGGCGACAGTCTGAACGTGAATACTATCAAGATCACAGAAACGCAGGCCATGCCGGGGCCGTCCGCCTGGATGGCAATCAGCGGCTCATTCCGCAACGGGTTCGATCTGGATGAATGGACGGCCCGCGACAATGAGGGGACTGAATATGAAGTTTTCCGCTGGGGCTCTTACCGGGACGGGGACCCTGTAACCTTCGGGCAGCGTGATGAGAATACCGACCTTGTGTATCTGATTGTTGACGGCATGACTTCGGTACCCGGGGAGCTGACGCTCATCCGTACGGTTACGGAGATGAACTTTACAGATGTGGACTGGAGATTTGAGCTGCCGCGGGGAAATGCAACTTCGCAATAATATTCGCGTCTATTTTCTACAACAGGGATTTAATCCCAGACACAGGAAATGGAGTGAATCTATGAACCGCAGCATCAGGTTAACCCTACTATTGCTTCTCTGCATAATTGTACTCGGCGGCTGCAATTCACAACAGAACGCTTCACCTGTCCCTTCCGCTTCGCCTGCTGCCCAGGATTCCTATGATTCTTTCCTTGGTGTCCGGCTGATCGGGAAGCAGGGGAACATTATTCAGGAATGGGCTGCAGATAACATTAACCTGTTTCAACCTGTGCAGACCGGTCACGGGCAGGAGGCTCAGCTGTTTATCTATCGCATGGCTAATGAGCAGCCTGAGCTTCTGCTGGAGGATGGAACGCTTATGTCATGGCCGGCACCGGATTGGACAGGCGCAGAGACCGGCTATGGCAATGATTATGGAAATAACGTACTCTATGCAGACAGGCTGCTGAATGATGAAATATTTGCAGTCAATGGAAACCGGACTTTATACCTTGTCAATATAAAAAGCGGAGCAGCCCAAAAGCTGTACTCAGCTGAGCGGCCGATTTACGGGATGTCTGCTTCACCGGATAACAGTATGGCCGCCCTGCTGGTTGCTTCAGAGCCGTACATCGGCCCTAACGCCGATCTGATTGTACTGGACCGAAAGGGAAATTCATTAGTCAATATTCAAAAGGCCAGTGTCCAAAGCCACAGCGACGGATTTCTGTTCATCTATCCCATGGCCTGGAAGGACCCTGTAACACTCGCCGTTCCGGCGGGCGGATACGAGCAGTATGGTAATGGCGGTGTGAATCTGGTGAATATACAGACCCGTCAGATGGAGTTCCGGGAGAAACCAGCGCTCTCTCCTGACCTGCTGCACCTCTTTGAGGAAGCTGCCGGACAGGTAAAATTCCCGGCTGAGCTGCATTTCCTGCCTGAGCCGGGAGAGCATCCTGTATATTATGCGGTTCAGGGCAATCACTCGGATATCTGGCTGCTTAATCAGCAGACAAGGCAAGCAGTGAAGCTCGGAAGCGGACGCCTGCTGAAATGGACCGGTGACGGAAATCTGCTTGTAGGTAAAACAACCATGGATGTAATGGAGTTCTATATTGGAACAGATCCGTTTTGACGCGATACCGTCTCCCCTTTGACCAATTCCGGAACAAGCTTCAGGCTTCTGCCGGGTCCGCCGTTCATCACTTCTACCAGCAGTTCAGCCGCGCGGGTTCCAATCGCTTCATAATTATGGCGTATGGTCGTGAGGGGAGGATTGGTGTACGCGGTGAAAAAAGCTCCGTCATACCCGATTACCGAGAGATCGCGGGGCACCGTCAGCCCTTTGCGGCCAAGCTCCATAATAGCCCCCATAGCCATAAGATCATTGGCGCAGCATACAGCCGTGATCCCGGGTTCTCTGTTCAGCAGAGTAAGGATTGCGCCGGCCCCGCTGCTGCCGCTGAAATCTCCGGCTTCCACGAATGAAGCGCCATGCTCCGCCCCTGTGCCGGAAAGTACGGCTTCCCTGAAGCCCCGGTACCGCTCTTTACAGATAAACAAGTGCTCCGGCCCGTTAATATAACCGATATTCCGGTGCCCCTGTTCCGCCAGGTAAGCGCCGGCCATCCGGCCGCCCTCAAGATCATCAGAAGCCACCAGCGAACAATGCGCTCCCAGCGCAGAGCTCATATTGACTGCCGGAATCTGCAGCCTAAGCACCTCCTTGATAACAGGATGCTCTTCCGCGAACGGCGGCATAAATACACAGCCCTGCAGATTGCGCATTCTGATCCAATTGGACAGGCTGCCCGGTTCATAATCCCGGAAGGGTACCGAGAATATCAAAATATCCTTCTGATACAGGCGTAAGGCTTTTCTAAATGCTGCGAAAATATCTTCAAACTCCCTGTTCGATTCGCCTTCAATCTCCGGCATGAACACACCGACAAGATTGCTTTTGCGGGTTACCAGCTGCTTAGCCCCGAGGTTCGGAACGTAACCCAGCTCTGCTGCCGTTTCCTGAACCCGGGCTATTGTTTTGGGATGCACTCCATAGCTGCCGTTCAATGCCCTGGATACCGTGCTGACCGACAGTCCCAGTCTGGCAGCGATATCCTCCAGCTTCATTTCCATCTCAGCTCATCCTTTCCTTGCTTCTGCCAGAATCCGTCCGGCCTTGACCTTTGTGAGTCCTTCCGCCGGATGCTTGACTCCGGTTTCCAGTTCAAGCTTTTGTAAGGCGTCCAGCTGAGTCCCAGTAACCGGCTGGGCCTGAATCAGAGCATCCAGGTTGTCATGGGCTATTTTACGGGCAAGCTCCGGGTCCTCCAGCAAATCAATGAACTGGTACATTGCTTCAACCGCCTTCTTCTCACTTTCAAGCCCATAACCCGAGTCTGTACTCAGCATGAACCGGTCCGGATATTTCTTCACCACCGGGATGAAGCCTTCCGGGTTGTCTTTAATCATGGTGAACCCGGCAAAGAAATCCGCATACAAATTAGGATGTGCCGCTAACAGCCGGTCAATCT encodes:
- a CDS encoding VWA domain-containing protein — its product is MAGKGKTFIVLGLIAVTVFALVYFGISLTSNLGKSKTEITAEDADKALNRICREIQVSSAAPVKGQIDLDPVSVSDALPDISKFPLSVDSKTDSYAEIFSSTEKSGTGNDGWLNDVAADFNSAGIVVDGKPVSVRVRNIASGTAADYIRSGKYVPDAYSPSNELWGEMVKASGIPAELVAQRLAGNVAGVVMSKAKYDELVEKYGSINVKTVTDAIAAGELAMGYTDPFASSTGLNFLVTALTTFDSSDLLGDKAVQGFERFQAGIPFIASTTLQMREAAKSGMLDAFVLEYQTYINAPELTSGYVFTPFGVRHDSPLYALGNLPAEKLAIIREFADFALQEKYQKSAAAKGFGGLNDYESELKPVDGILLSSAQKLWKEKKNGSTPVAAVFVADVSGSMAGEPLNRLKESLLQGQKYLGKDNSIGFVSYSSEVTINLPIAKYDTNQRSLFVGAVNSLQAAGGTSTFDGMVVAMKMLQETLAQNPGMKPLIFVLSDGETNEGHSLDEIRGLIESYKIPVYTIGYNANIKALESISSINEAANINADTDDVVYKIGNLLNVQM
- a CDS encoding toxic anion resistance protein; this translates as MSFSMEIPSREKLKSVIEAEVQPEPAEVTELKEQAISNVTSILELDFSSLEKRKAVLQSIDSFGMGTMRSSSETNALLQVSVGNLSKTGDEGGQVAKGLTELQLQLKDLDPSGLDFAKSGFLGKFFHPLRSYFAKYQKADSVISDIILSLDKGKAVLKNDNTTLEIEQHNLRELTRRLQKEIQLGLLMDQEIERQIEAAGQRNEDAERIRFITEEVLFPLRQRVMDLQQMLAVNQQGIMAIEVVIRNNKELIRGVDRARNVTVSALKISVTVASALYNQKIVLKKIELLNETTNNLISGTSKMLKDQGAAIHKQSLETSISAETLKQAFSDVLSALDSISSYKQEALPKMRETISQFRELADSGEQQIQRLEKGNTLGL
- a CDS encoding ornithine carbamoyltransferase, translating into MHFLNIDSLTAAQILEIFDLTDQLRSRTAQPLLQGKTMILFFPDTSLRTRVSFEKGIRDLGGDYITFPPQTLDKRESPGDMIRYLENWGDAVIVRHPNITKLEELAAHAAIPVINAMTAHNHPCEILADLYALRCSRENYRELTYTFAGPAGNISRTWMEAAKVLNLNFKHVCTAGQELGTENANYNFYTSLEQVLPESDILLTDSLPESFLNEEYITRYQITLERMRQARPGALLNPCPPFFRNEEVSEDAIASPYFAGFGFKKSLIYLQQAILVYSLTH
- a CDS encoding DMT family transporter, producing MKYLISVLVGAMSYGILSTIVVLAYGQGYKLGEVVGTQLLTGCILAWLLALFTKLRENRKQRSRNAAAASSGQAPALKLAWKHRLLLMLAGAPTVVTGLLYYQSLRYIPASLAIILLFQFTWISVLIQAVSKRQRPDKVTVLTLLLLFGGTLLAAGILNQGAAEFNATGLVLGLLSAVSYSMFIIFSGKAVPSAHPAYRSAWMVTGGLLLLFILFPPTFLFNGLLWGQLLLFGFLLGLFGAFIPPVLFAIGVPHIGGGMAGILGAAELPVAVLLSSFVLHEQVSGLQWIGVVLVLLGVVLPELYKLRWGKGRVAASQ
- a CDS encoding RNA polymerase sigma factor yields the protein MRDQDNTEMIIAEVLAGNREAFAVLVDQYKSGLYRLLLGLGASHQDAQDLAQDTFIQAYQKLRSHNGQSSFSAWLYTIAINRFKSQKRRKSFSFTGGVFPEQRAEEPTPEERYMIKENKLEMQKKLDRLPERYRIVLLLRYTGELTYEEISAVTGMNLHQVKNRLHRARLKLKKQWPTAKEDSNEKMGLPYTR
- a CDS encoding L,D-transpeptidase family protein, whose protein sequence is MRRQHFKLPAVVLAVILMPLLLLLAVCSAGSSKAAAAGFSESWPYKAEMLHSSQIIVVEAVSPRAQTGRLSLLQKVDGQWISILPGIPVTLGSGGIGKTREGDKRTPSGVFPLGSSFGSAADPGGLKLPYIRTTGQDYWIDDPHSVQYNQWVSYSGNPDLHWQSYERLRQPLYKYAVILRYNDAPVVPGKGSAIFLHIWKAEDKPTAGCIAMSESNLLKLMRLLDPALSPAIAIGVSG